The Methanoplanus sp. FWC-SCC4 genome has a window encoding:
- the gyrB gene encoding DNA topoisomerase (ATP-hydrolyzing) subunit B gives MADNNYDASHITVLEGLEPVRERPAMYIGSTDVRGLHHLVYEVVDNAVDEALAGYCDEITVTLNNDGSCTITDNGRGIPVDAMEEQGGKSALEIVLTVLHAGGKFDKNTYQVSGGLHGVGVSVVNALSEYLNVEVYRDGNIYEMGFARGGVLKTLTSRANASVEGPVHGTKITFKPDSRIFETVNFDYDILSHRMRELAFLNRGIKIIISDARSGYGDTFFYEGGISEFVKYIVGAKETVHSDIIYLDTKDEPNKVEVEVALQYTTTYSENLMTFVNSVNTREGGTHLEGFRSALTRTINKVAKENNLLKGISDSLKGDDVREGLNAVISIKIAEPQFEGQTKMRLGNSNVKGIVDSLVYQNLSVYFEENPKVIQAIVEKALSAAKAREAARKARELARRKSTLEGSGLPGKLADCSERDPSKSEIYIVEGDSAGGSAKQGRSRLTQAILPLKGKILNVEKASPHKILKNTEIQTLISAIGCGIGENFNVEKARYHHIILMTDADVDGAHICTLLLTFFYRYMPQLIENGYVYIAQPPLYRIARGKKEVYAYREEEMRELVEEFGEKGTSIQRYKGLGEMNAEQLWHTTMNPETRVLKKVDVMDAGYADEIFSKLMGDNVEARREFIARHAKEVTNLDI, from the coding sequence TTGGCTGATAATAATTACGATGCATCTCACATTACTGTTTTAGAAGGACTCGAACCGGTTCGTGAGAGGCCGGCAATGTATATAGGCAGCACTGATGTCAGAGGACTTCATCATCTTGTATATGAGGTCGTTGACAACGCTGTTGATGAGGCGCTTGCAGGTTACTGTGATGAGATAACCGTCACACTGAATAATGATGGTTCATGCACCATTACTGATAACGGAAGAGGTATTCCTGTCGATGCGATGGAAGAACAGGGCGGAAAGAGTGCACTTGAGATTGTGCTTACTGTTCTGCATGCCGGAGGAAAATTTGACAAGAACACCTATCAGGTTTCAGGTGGTCTTCACGGTGTTGGTGTCTCGGTTGTAAACGCACTCTCAGAGTACCTGAATGTTGAGGTTTACCGTGACGGCAACATCTATGAGATGGGCTTTGCCCGTGGCGGTGTGCTGAAGACTCTTACATCAAGGGCTAATGCAAGTGTTGAGGGTCCGGTTCACGGGACAAAGATTACGTTTAAGCCTGACTCCCGGATTTTTGAAACCGTAAATTTTGACTATGATATTTTAAGTCACAGGATGCGTGAACTTGCATTCCTGAATCGCGGCATAAAAATAATAATAAGCGATGCCAGAAGCGGTTACGGGGATACGTTCTTTTATGAGGGCGGAATAAGCGAGTTTGTAAAATATATTGTAGGGGCAAAAGAGACAGTTCACAGCGATATCATTTATCTGGATACAAAGGACGAGCCAAACAAGGTTGAAGTGGAAGTTGCCCTTCAGTATACCACAACATATTCCGAGAACCTGATGACCTTTGTCAACAGTGTCAATACAAGAGAGGGCGGGACTCACCTTGAGGGATTCAGAAGTGCTTTAACCCGCACCATCAACAAGGTTGCAAAGGAGAACAATCTCCTTAAAGGAATATCCGACTCCCTAAAGGGTGATGATGTCCGTGAAGGTCTGAACGCTGTTATAAGCATAAAAATTGCCGAACCCCAGTTTGAAGGCCAGACAAAGATGCGTCTTGGAAACAGCAATGTAAAGGGCATTGTCGATTCACTTGTTTATCAGAATCTTTCTGTCTATTTTGAAGAGAATCCAAAAGTCATACAGGCAATTGTTGAAAAGGCTCTTAGTGCCGCAAAAGCCCGTGAGGCTGCAAGGAAGGCACGTGAACTTGCAAGAAGAAAGAGCACACTTGAAGGTTCGGGGCTTCCTGGAAAACTTGCTGACTGTTCAGAGCGTGATCCTTCAAAGAGTGAAATATACATCGTGGAAGGAGATTCAGCAGGCGGTTCTGCAAAACAGGGCAGATCCCGTCTTACACAGGCAATTTTGCCGCTTAAGGGTAAAATCCTGAATGTCGAGAAGGCAAGTCCGCATAAAATTCTGAAAAACACCGAAATTCAGACTCTGATCTCCGCAATCGGCTGTGGTATCGGTGAGAACTTCAATGTCGAAAAGGCACGTTATCACCACATCATCCTCATGACTGATGCGGATGTAGATGGTGCACATATCTGCACACTGCTTTTGACATTCTTCTACCGCTATATGCCGCAGCTTATTGAAAACGGCTATGTCTACATTGCCCAGCCTCCGTTGTACCGCATTGCAAGAGGTAAAAAGGAGGTTTACGCATACCGCGAAGAAGAGATGAGGGAGCTTGTCGAGGAATTCGGTGAGAAGGGAACTTCAATTCAGCGTTACAAGGGTCTTGGTGAGATGAATGCCGAACAGCTGTGGCATACTACAATGAACCCCGAAACACGTGTTCTAAAAAAAGTTGATGTAATGGACGCAGGTTATGCAGATGAGATATTCAGCAAACTTATGGGAGACAATGTTGAAGCACGCCGTGAATTCATTGCCCGCCATGCAAAGGAGGTGACAAACCTTGACATCTGA
- a CDS encoding DEAD/DEAH box helicase — protein MKYITHPLIKPESLEERQYQLSIAVRAMDGNTMVVLPTGLGKTAVALLSAAMRIKSKGGRVLMMAPTKPLVDQHLKMFQDLLIEPEGDNFSGFAMFTGNTKTSDRKKMWEESRMIFATPQVIKNDIIAGRYSLADVSLLIVDECHRAVGNYAYVFIAQEYMKTANSPIILAMTASPGSKDEKVMEVCQNLSIEIVETRNEEDDDVRPYIHEREVHYVEVDLPPELEFADLTLKKILQSRLDMLSDMGYIVPKENKLTMKALNGINAHIQRNIQARNSDAYLAASIHAELMKIRHAISLAESQGSLILKGYLNKLAAEGMSPSGTKASQRLCRDPLFVTLIEESDKWESELLPKFQLTYEIVNKQLMEFPDSRVIIFANFRDTVGLLTDYLNDRGIESQRFIGQASKDSSKGLSQKKQIETLCQFREGEFRVLVATSVGEEGLDVPSTDLVLFYESVPSEIRSIQRKGRTGRHGSGSIVVLVTKGTSDETFRYVSRNREKSMKKGIGHLANIARINSKTNETLTGTIAAPTKTGQISIDSFVSSGPAIIADDREASSGVVEHLHRAGVDLTLERLPFGDYAIGDRILVERKTTRDFMDTLVERDLLGQIKNMADAVLKPVLIIEGTDLYSQRNINPNAVKGALSAIAIGMGVSIFYTENAKETADMLFVIAKREDSERGTAGKPHFHKSYKSKKESQEYIMSSFPGLGLKNARILLTNFGTLKNIMNADEDELKAVLGIGEKTASAIYEISRKIYE, from the coding sequence ATGAAATATATCACTCATCCGCTGATCAAACCGGAATCGCTTGAAGAAAGACAGTACCAGCTTTCAATAGCGGTTCGTGCAATGGACGGAAACACAATGGTTGTCCTGCCGACAGGTCTTGGCAAGACCGCCGTTGCGCTTCTTTCAGCAGCGATGAGAATCAAATCAAAAGGCGGAAGGGTGCTTATGATGGCACCCACCAAACCTCTTGTTGACCAGCACCTGAAGATGTTTCAGGACCTTTTAATCGAACCTGAAGGGGACAATTTTTCCGGTTTTGCAATGTTTACGGGGAATACCAAAACATCAGACAGGAAGAAGATGTGGGAGGAGTCAAGGATGATTTTTGCAACCCCTCAGGTTATTAAAAATGACATCATTGCCGGCAGATATTCTCTGGCGGATGTCTCCCTTTTAATAGTTGACGAATGCCACAGGGCTGTCGGAAACTATGCGTATGTATTTATTGCGCAGGAATACATGAAAACAGCAAACAGTCCGATTATCCTCGCAATGACCGCATCTCCCGGCAGCAAAGACGAAAAAGTGATGGAAGTCTGTCAGAATCTCTCAATAGAAATCGTTGAGACCAGAAATGAAGAGGATGATGACGTCAGGCCTTACATTCATGAAAGGGAAGTCCATTACGTTGAAGTCGACCTGCCCCCCGAACTTGAATTTGCAGATTTAACCCTTAAAAAAATTCTCCAGTCACGCCTCGATATGCTCTCCGACATGGGATACATTGTTCCAAAAGAGAACAAACTGACGATGAAGGCCTTAAACGGCATCAATGCCCATATCCAGAGAAATATTCAGGCTCGAAATTCGGATGCATATCTTGCGGCATCGATACATGCCGAACTGATGAAAATCAGGCATGCCATATCACTTGCGGAGTCACAGGGAAGCCTGATTCTAAAGGGATACCTGAACAAGCTTGCGGCCGAAGGGATGAGTCCGTCAGGAACAAAAGCCAGCCAGCGACTCTGCCGCGACCCGCTTTTTGTTACTCTTATCGAAGAGTCAGACAAATGGGAATCCGAACTGCTCCCAAAATTCCAGCTGACTTACGAGATTGTAAATAAACAGCTTATGGAATTCCCGGACAGCAGGGTAATTATTTTTGCAAACTTCAGGGATACCGTTGGTCTTTTGACCGATTATTTAAATGACAGGGGAATAGAAAGCCAAAGATTCATAGGTCAGGCATCCAAGGATTCATCAAAAGGACTCTCACAGAAAAAACAGATCGAGACACTCTGCCAATTTCGCGAAGGTGAATTCAGGGTTCTTGTTGCAACATCCGTTGGAGAGGAAGGTCTGGATGTCCCTTCAACAGATCTTGTGCTTTTTTATGAATCCGTACCTTCAGAGATCAGAAGCATTCAGAGAAAAGGGCGTACCGGCAGGCACGGAAGCGGCAGCATTGTGGTTCTTGTAACCAAAGGCACATCTGACGAGACATTCAGGTATGTCAGCAGAAACAGGGAAAAGTCGATGAAAAAAGGCATAGGACATCTTGCAAACATTGCCAGAATCAATTCAAAGACAAATGAAACCCTTACGGGAACAATCGCCGCACCCACTAAAACAGGCCAGATCTCAATAGACAGTTTTGTAAGCAGTGGCCCTGCAATAATCGCTGACGACAGGGAGGCATCATCAGGAGTTGTCGAACATCTTCACAGGGCAGGAGTTGATCTTACACTTGAAAGGCTGCCCTTTGGTGACTATGCAATAGGAGACAGAATTCTTGTGGAGAGAAAGACAACACGGGACTTTATGGATACCCTTGTTGAGCGTGATCTCCTCGGCCAGATCAAAAATATGGCAGACGCGGTTTTAAAACCGGTTTTGATAATAGAAGGAACTGATCTTTACAGCCAGAGGAATATCAACCCCAATGCCGTAAAAGGTGCTTTGTCCGCTATTGCAATAGGAATGGGAGTATCCATATTCTACACGGAAAACGCAAAAGAGACTGCTGATATGCTGTTTGTGATTGCAAAGCGTGAAGACAGTGAGAGAGGCACGGCAGGTAAACCTCACTTCCACAAATCCTACAAGTCCAAAAAAGAAAGCCAGGAGTATATCATGTCTTCATTCCCCGGTCTCGGACTTAAAAATGCAAGGATACTGCTTACAAATTTTGGAACACTCAAAAATATAATGAATGCAGATGAGGATGAGCTAAAGGCGGTTTTGGGAATCGGTGAGAAAACCGCATCAGCCATTTATGAGATTTCAAGAAAAATTTACGAGTGA
- a CDS encoding UPF0147 family protein: MADPENTINYCIQMLQAMMEDTTIPRNIRRVADETRKVLMDEKQGLGLRAATAISLIDEVSNDPNMPVHARTRIWELVSQLETVPLD, from the coding sequence ATGGCAGATCCTGAAAATACTATAAACTACTGTATTCAGATGTTGCAGGCTATGATGGAAGATACAACAATTCCACGCAACATCAGAAGAGTAGCAGACGAAACCAGAAAAGTCTTAATGGACGAAAAACAGGGTCTTGGACTTCGTGCCGCAACAGCAATATCCTTAATAGACGAAGTCTCTAATGATCCGAACATGCCGGTTCATGCAAGAACCCGCATCTGGGAACTTGTTTCACAGCTTGAAACAGTACCGCTCGACTAA
- a CDS encoding autoantigen p27 domain-containing protein, which yields MADYLLKGGKMLDKLCPVCGSPLFVVKGVTECVVCKERGTQIIPAPKEAEQIKTDSAPDISVKKDLEAPCFTSPGLIKELEETVIVLCRRCQNESRPEDCLSLMESIKTGVELLKTLK from the coding sequence ATGGCAGATTATTTGCTAAAAGGCGGAAAAATGCTCGACAAATTGTGTCCCGTATGCGGTTCCCCCTTATTTGTCGTAAAAGGCGTAACAGAATGTGTTGTCTGCAAAGAAAGGGGTACCCAAATCATACCCGCGCCAAAGGAGGCGGAGCAGATAAAAACAGATTCCGCACCGGATATTTCTGTTAAGAAGGATTTGGAGGCGCCCTGTTTCACGTCACCCGGACTTATTAAGGAGCTTGAGGAGACTGTGATAGTTTTGTGCAGACGCTGCCAAAATGAGAGCCGCCCCGAAGACTGCCTTTCTCTTATGGAATCCATTAAAACAGGGGTTGAGCTCCTCAAAACACTAAAGTGA
- a CDS encoding secondary thiamine-phosphate synthase enzyme YjbQ: MGCFESEIITVETNGEGDIIDLTSEVDDIVSKSCVETGLLSLFVGGSTVALTTIEYEKGVLSDLRRAMSVLAPDNIPYDHDAAWGDGNGRSHVKAALIGPSLSIPIRDERLLLGKWQQIVLLELDVRSKRTRKVYCTIIGK; this comes from the coding sequence ATGGGTTGTTTTGAATCAGAGATTATAACTGTTGAGACTAATGGCGAAGGCGACATCATAGACCTGACATCAGAGGTTGATGATATTGTCAGTAAAAGCTGTGTTGAAACCGGATTATTATCTCTTTTTGTGGGGGGTTCTACTGTGGCTCTTACCACGATAGAATACGAAAAGGGTGTTCTAAGTGACCTGAGGCGTGCAATGTCTGTTCTGGCTCCTGACAATATTCCTTATGATCATGACGCTGCATGGGGTGACGGGAACGGCAGGTCACATGTGAAGGCAGCGCTTATCGGGCCTTCGCTCTCAATTCCCATAAGGGATGAAAGACTGCTTTTGGGAAAGTGGCAGCAGATTGTACTACTTGAACTTGATGTCAGAAGTAAAAGAACAAGGAAAGTTTACTGCACTATTATCGGAAAATAG
- the gyrA gene encoding DNA gyrase subunit A, which produces MTSEQTDSEGRRILPVNIEEEMKSSYLDYAMSVIIGRAIPDIRDGLKPVHRRTLYAMGEMGNTHDKPYKKCARIVGEVMGKYHPHGDASIYDTLVKMAQPFSYRQTLVEGQGNFGSIDGDSAAAMRYTEARLDPVAEAILEDIGKDTVDFGPNFDESLKEPLVLPAKIPNILVNGSEGIAVGMATKMPPHNLLEVCNAICATIDNPDITISELAQHMPGPDFPTGGVILGKSGIASAFTKGRGKIKVRGVAEIIEGDKKPSIIISEIPYQVNKARLIEQIADLVKDKRIDGISDIRDESDKDGIRVVIELKRGIVPEVVLNQLYKHTPMEITFGVINLAIVDNQPKVLNLKEIISEFLRHRKNVIFRRTKFDLKKAEDRLHILKGLLVALDNIDAVIATIRGSSTTEEAAEKLVANFGLDGIQADAILKMQLRRLAALEHQKIVDERDSILKDIERLRLLISDDEHIFAEVKRETVEVGEKFGNERRTKITHDFGEINKEDLIENKQVLVSLTSENYIKSMPLDTYKGQRRGGRGIIGMATKDEDFVKSVFVASTHDYLLCFTCSGRAYWLKVYDIPEATRQSKGKAIVNLLNLNDETVTAVIPVSEFSEGKYFLFATRQGMVVKIPQVEFSRPRQNGINAITLREEDELVDVKDVAETGELVITTRHGQSLRFNLVTIPLRHRNALGVKGIKLRFMDVLQDITVVEKDHLFTLTEKGYGKRTEFDEFMGHGRATMGVRNIQVDASGVVVSSKAVNDSDEVILMSKSGIVMRTKVSEISIQKRGTRGVRIMKLDKGDSVVGFAILEISDDAGETEEQVPDKEISDDIYYSD; this is translated from the coding sequence TTGACATCTGAGCAGACTGATTCCGAGGGAAGAAGAATTCTTCCGGTAAACATTGAAGAGGAGATGAAATCATCTTACCTTGACTATGCGATGTCTGTCATTATCGGACGTGCGATTCCTGACATAAGGGACGGGTTAAAACCTGTCCACAGGCGCACACTCTATGCAATGGGTGAGATGGGAAACACCCACGATAAGCCGTACAAAAAATGTGCCCGTATTGTCGGAGAAGTAATGGGTAAGTATCACCCTCATGGTGATGCATCAATCTATGACACTCTTGTCAAGATGGCCCAGCCGTTTTCGTACAGGCAGACTCTTGTTGAAGGACAGGGTAACTTCGGTTCGATTGATGGTGACTCCGCTGCTGCAATGCGTTATACCGAGGCCAGACTCGATCCCGTTGCCGAAGCGATTCTTGAGGATATCGGAAAGGACACCGTTGACTTTGGTCCGAACTTTGATGAGTCATTAAAAGAGCCTCTCGTTTTGCCTGCAAAGATCCCAAATATTCTTGTTAACGGTTCTGAGGGTATTGCAGTAGGAATGGCAACCAAGATGCCGCCGCACAATCTCTTAGAGGTGTGCAATGCAATCTGTGCAACTATTGACAATCCGGATATTACCATTTCAGAGCTTGCACAGCATATGCCAGGACCTGATTTCCCGACAGGCGGTGTAATTCTTGGAAAATCAGGAATTGCAAGTGCCTTCACCAAAGGCCGGGGAAAGATAAAGGTACGCGGAGTTGCTGAAATCATCGAAGGTGATAAAAAGCCTTCCATAATTATATCAGAGATTCCGTATCAGGTGAACAAGGCACGCTTAATCGAGCAGATTGCCGACCTTGTAAAAGATAAAAGAATTGACGGAATTTCCGACATACGCGATGAGTCTGACAAGGACGGTATCCGCGTTGTAATTGAGCTTAAGAGAGGAATCGTTCCGGAAGTTGTTTTAAACCAGCTCTATAAGCACACTCCGATGGAGATTACCTTTGGTGTGATCAACCTTGCTATAGTTGACAATCAGCCAAAGGTTTTGAATTTAAAGGAGATAATCTCCGAATTCTTAAGGCACAGGAAGAATGTTATCTTCAGAAGGACGAAGTTCGACCTCAAAAAAGCCGAAGATCGTCTTCACATCCTAAAGGGTCTGCTTGTTGCACTTGACAACATTGATGCAGTAATTGCGACAATCAGGGGTTCTTCAACCACTGAAGAGGCAGCAGAAAAGCTTGTTGCCAACTTCGGCCTTGATGGTATCCAGGCTGATGCAATTTTAAAGATGCAGCTTCGCCGTCTGGCAGCACTCGAGCACCAGAAGATAGTTGACGAAAGGGACAGTATCCTGAAAGATATTGAAAGGTTAAGACTTCTGATCTCAGACGATGAGCACATTTTTGCCGAGGTTAAAAGAGAGACGGTTGAAGTGGGTGAAAAATTCGGAAATGAGAGAAGAACAAAGATTACCCACGATTTCGGAGAGATCAACAAGGAAGATCTTATTGAGAACAAGCAGGTCTTAGTCTCGCTTACTTCCGAGAATTACATAAAATCCATGCCTCTTGACACCTATAAGGGACAGCGCCGTGGTGGAAGAGGAATTATCGGAATGGCTACAAAGGACGAGGACTTTGTAAAGAGTGTTTTCGTTGCCTCAACTCATGATTATCTGCTCTGCTTTACCTGCTCGGGAAGGGCGTACTGGCTGAAGGTTTATGACATTCCTGAAGCTACACGTCAGAGCAAAGGAAAAGCCATTGTAAATCTTTTGAATCTGAATGATGAAACCGTAACAGCTGTAATACCTGTGTCGGAATTTTCAGAAGGAAAATATTTCCTGTTTGCAACAAGACAGGGAATGGTTGTAAAAATACCGCAGGTCGAGTTCTCAAGACCACGCCAGAATGGTATAAATGCAATTACTCTTCGTGAAGAGGACGAGCTTGTCGATGTAAAGGATGTTGCAGAGACAGGAGAGCTTGTAATTACAACCAGACATGGGCAGAGTCTGAGATTCAATCTTGTAACAATCCCGTTGCGCCATCGTAATGCTCTTGGTGTCAAGGGAATTAAGCTCAGGTTTATGGATGTCCTTCAGGATATCACCGTTGTCGAGAAAGATCATCTTTTCACTCTCACAGAGAAGGGATACGGAAAGAGAACGGAGTTTGATGAGTTCATGGGTCACGGCCGTGCGACAATGGGTGTGAGGAACATCCAGGTCGATGCAAGCGGTGTGGTGGTCTCTTCAAAGGCCGTCAACGACAGCGATGAAGTAATTCTGATGAGCAAATCCGGAATTGTGATGAGGACAAAGGTATCCGAGATTTCAATCCAGAAACGCGGAACAAGGGGCGTCCGTATCATGAAACTTGATAAAGGTGACAGTGTGGTCGGATTTGCAATACTTGAGATTTCCGATGATGCCGGTGAAACCGAAGAACAGGTGCCGGATAAAGAAATATCAGATGATATTTATTACAGCGATTAA
- the truD gene encoding tRNA pseudouridine(13) synthase TruD gives MMKSPYKNEQILGMEYYITDTPGTGGHLRETPEDFRVGELFRDVKLTGGPHLICELEKTNWELQRAVKEITKRLGISHKRIGWGGTKDKRAVTTQLISIYGIKAEDLEDFHLKDINLKPLGYANSQLSLGDLEGNNFDIWIRDCDGPDIAGNLESCVKTAQTGLPNYYGIQRFGVTRPVSHLVGIEMLKGNYKEAVFRYVGFPCDDEHEETKTARQAFEDNQDPKETLSLMPVYLRYERAMLHHLVEQPEDYKGALMVIPPKLLSMFVSAYQSYLFNRVLSKRIENSDNISEPETGDRLIFPDGKEDIVTEKNIRTAKVHMKRGRCSLSIYMPGSEDYEIIGEMDRYAKEIMEETGITKKGFSEVTELVGARFKGASRAISMRTEIDYKISENNINLKFTLPPGHYATTVCREIMKADPKNMI, from the coding sequence ATGATGAAAAGCCCGTATAAAAATGAGCAGATACTCGGGATGGAGTATTACATAACAGACACACCCGGCACAGGCGGGCATTTAAGAGAGACACCGGAAGATTTCAGGGTAGGCGAACTGTTCAGGGACGTAAAATTAACAGGCGGCCCTCATCTTATATGCGAACTTGAAAAAACAAACTGGGAACTTCAGCGTGCTGTCAAGGAGATCACAAAAAGACTTGGCATTAGTCATAAAAGAATCGGATGGGGCGGAACAAAAGACAAACGTGCCGTAACAACACAGTTAATCTCAATATACGGGATTAAAGCAGAAGATCTTGAAGATTTCCATTTAAAAGACATAAACCTAAAACCACTCGGGTATGCAAACAGCCAGCTTTCACTCGGAGATCTGGAAGGAAACAATTTTGACATCTGGATTCGTGACTGTGACGGCCCGGATATTGCAGGAAACCTTGAAAGTTGTGTTAAAACAGCACAGACAGGCCTCCCGAATTACTACGGAATACAGCGCTTCGGAGTCACAAGACCTGTTTCACACCTTGTCGGGATAGAGATGCTAAAGGGAAATTACAAAGAGGCTGTATTCAGATATGTCGGCTTCCCGTGTGATGACGAACACGAGGAGACAAAAACAGCCAGACAGGCATTTGAAGACAACCAGGATCCAAAAGAGACACTCAGCCTGATGCCGGTATATCTCAGGTATGAAAGGGCAATGCTTCACCACCTCGTTGAACAGCCCGAAGACTACAAAGGCGCCCTGATGGTAATTCCTCCTAAACTCCTCTCAATGTTTGTAAGCGCCTATCAGTCATACCTTTTCAACCGCGTTCTTAGCAAAAGAATTGAAAATTCGGACAACATATCAGAGCCTGAAACAGGAGACAGACTCATATTCCCCGATGGAAAAGAGGACATAGTCACTGAGAAAAACATCAGGACGGCAAAAGTCCACATGAAAAGGGGACGCTGCTCTCTTTCAATCTACATGCCGGGATCTGAAGATTATGAAATTATTGGTGAGATGGACAGGTACGCAAAAGAGATAATGGAAGAGACAGGAATCACTAAAAAGGGTTTTTCAGAAGTCACAGAGCTTGTTGGTGCAAGATTTAAGGGTGCATCACGCGCCATATCAATGAGAACGGAAATCGATTACAAAATATCCGAAAACAACATAAACTTAAAATTCACACTTCCCCCCGGGCATTACGCAACAACAGTCTGCAGAGAGATAATGAAAGCAGATCCTAAAAATATGATTTAA
- the pth2 gene encoding peptidyl-tRNA hydrolase Pth2, whose translation MKAEPDFKYKQCLIIRNDIKMSCGKKCAQLAHAAVSAYEKCDKITKKKWFDEGMKKVALKVNSQREMYELKTIAEDAGIPASLIVDAGMTEIPPGTVTALGLGPAKSEDLDKITGDLQLL comes from the coding sequence ATGAAAGCAGAACCCGACTTCAAATATAAACAGTGTCTCATCATCAGAAACGATATAAAAATGAGCTGCGGGAAAAAATGTGCCCAGCTTGCACACGCAGCCGTATCAGCATACGAGAAATGCGATAAAATTACGAAAAAAAAGTGGTTTGACGAAGGGATGAAAAAAGTGGCCCTGAAAGTGAACTCACAAAGAGAAATGTATGAACTCAAAACAATTGCAGAAGACGCAGGGATTCCGGCATCATTGATAGTGGATGCAGGAATGACGGAAATTCCTCCGGGAACGGTAACAGCACTGGGACTGGGGCCCGCCAAATCTGAGGATCTTGACAAAATAACAGGGGATTTGCAGCTCTTATGA
- a CDS encoding NAD(P)/FAD-dependent oxidoreductase, which produces MYDVIVAGGGPVGSSAARFCAEEGLSVLLIEEHADFGRPVQCAGLLSSAAFKECRVSKRSVLNTVSGARVVSGLGSELSFDAGRTKAYVVDRSALDREMAEKAAVAGALIKLKTSVYGVSDSGVLTTGVDGKESFKGKMIIAADGPRSIFSRIYGMKRAGTFLSGVQAEIPYQMNENLVELHPYASPDFFGWVIPCGKNRVRVGLCGEKNVKERFDSFIAGFGRENVHHVTGTIPLGVMPKTYGHRTFFIGDAGGFAKPTSGGGIYTGIRTARHAAETALLCCEKNRFDDSLMKNYEKLWKADIGNELSFGMKMFNLRKKINDETIDSLCRAMDNPGITNDIVKYGDMDSPKKIIKKLALRPSVMRAGGAFMANELKKMILS; this is translated from the coding sequence ATGTATGATGTAATTGTTGCAGGCGGGGGGCCTGTCGGGAGTTCCGCCGCACGTTTCTGTGCCGAAGAAGGACTTAGTGTTTTGCTGATAGAGGAGCATGCGGATTTTGGAAGGCCTGTTCAGTGTGCCGGACTTTTAAGCTCTGCCGCCTTTAAAGAGTGCCGGGTTTCAAAGAGGAGTGTATTAAACACTGTTTCGGGTGCCAGGGTTGTGTCGGGTCTGGGCAGTGAGCTTTCTTTTGATGCCGGCAGAACAAAGGCCTATGTTGTTGACAGGAGTGCACTTGACAGGGAGATGGCAGAAAAAGCGGCAGTTGCAGGGGCTTTGATAAAGCTTAAGACTTCTGTTTATGGCGTTAGTGACTCAGGTGTTTTGACAACCGGTGTTGACGGGAAGGAGTCTTTTAAAGGGAAAATGATTATTGCGGCAGACGGGCCGCGTAGTATCTTTTCAAGAATTTATGGGATGAAACGTGCCGGTACATTTCTATCAGGAGTCCAGGCCGAGATTCCTTATCAGATGAATGAAAATCTGGTTGAACTACATCCTTATGCATCGCCTGATTTTTTCGGATGGGTGATCCCGTGTGGGAAAAACCGTGTCAGAGTTGGTCTTTGCGGTGAAAAAAATGTAAAGGAGCGTTTTGATTCATTCATCGCCGGGTTTGGCCGGGAAAATGTGCATCATGTGACCGGCACAATACCCCTTGGGGTTATGCCAAAAACATACGGACACAGGACATTTTTTATTGGCGATGCCGGGGGTTTTGCAAAGCCCACATCAGGAGGAGGCATTTACACGGGGATCAGGACAGCACGGCATGCAGCAGAGACAGCACTTTTGTGCTGTGAAAAAAACCGTTTTGACGATTCCCTGATGAAAAATTATGAAAAACTCTGGAAGGCAGATATCGGAAACGAGCTCTCTTTTGGAATGAAGATGTTTAACCTTCGCAAAAAAATCAATGATGAAACTATTGACTCTTTGTGCAGGGCAATGGATAACCCCGGCATTACCAATGATATAGTGAAATACGGGGATATGGATTCTCCAAAAAAGATTATCAAAAAGCTCGCACTAAGGCCTTCTGTGATGAGGGCCGGAGGGGCATTTATGGCAAATGAGCTGAAAAAAATGATACTTTCATGA